One genomic segment of Dromaius novaehollandiae isolate bDroNov1 chromosome 12, bDroNov1.hap1, whole genome shotgun sequence includes these proteins:
- the ATXN7 gene encoding ataxin-7 isoform X3, producing the protein MPIFGLCPAHDDFYLVMCNHCNQVVKPQAFQSHYERRHSSSSKPPLTPPSSSVFSLISSFPSKNKGSGGSGSNRSSSGGTSASSSNSKLLKSPKDKLQISGNNRLMHPVQHSKVPHDKIMTPSVKVEKIHPKIDGAQLKAAVGPTCSTTVSSSIKTGLNCPSIPKPPLPSPGQILNGKGLLSVPPFLEKKPEENTNNRKFLHKRLSEREFDPDIYCGVIDVETKKPCTRSLTCKTHSLTQRRAVQGRRKRFDVLLAEHKSKTREKEFLRHSDHHQQMPPLREPHPSPTKTSQELHQNSHGVTLTESKPLLPNKPKPHPPSLPRPPGCPAQHSGNAPSDSPSVHESPHPPLPAAEPASRLSSDEGECDEKEEPVEKLDCHYSGHHPQPAAFCTFGSRQIGRGYYVFDKRWNHIRCALNFMVEKHLNSQMWKKIPPASSNTTSVRAPHRTNSMPTSQYGVSATGFLLPTTVMSSPALVSPSCVSLNSKSVPSHGTTLNANPATLGAVDPVCSMQSRQVSSSPSTPTVLSSVPSPMPSKPQKLKSSKSFKPKESSAGSGTCNSTGSASSSGGSGKKRKNSSALLAPSHSTESFRKNCVVNSGNSGTSYHPSVTSSSHSVGLNCMTSKANSVSLKHDQSGRGPPTGSPAESIKRMSVMMNSSDSTLSLGPFVHQSSELTVNSHSSFSHSHTSLDKLIGKKRKCSPGSSGINSSSSSKSNKVAKLPSVNNVHAKHTGAIPGTQGLMNSSLLHQPKARP; encoded by the exons aaagaagacACAGCTCCTCTAGCAAGCCGCCTTTgactcctccctcctcttcagtATTTTCCCTCATTTCATCTTTCCCTTCAAAAAACAAAGGTAGCGGTGGAAGTGGGAGCAATCGTTCATCCAGTGGAGGTACTAGTGCATCATCATCCAATTCCAAGTTGTTGAAATCACCCAAAGACAAGCTGCAGATCAGTGGAAACAATAGGCTAATGCATCCGGTACAGCACAGCAAAGTTCCCCATGATAAAAT CATGACTCCATCTGTCAAAGTGGAAAAGATTCATCCAAAGATAGATGGTGCCCAACTGAAAGCTGCTGTTGGTCCAACTTGTTCTACTACTGTGAGTTCCTCAATAAAGACTGGCCTTAATTGTCCCTCAATACCAAAGCCACCCTTGCCTTCCCCTGGACAGATACTGAATGGTAAAGGTCTTCTCTCTGTGCCtccatttttggaaaagaaacctgaagaaaatacaaataataggaaatttttacataaaagattgtcag AGAGAGAATTTGATCCTGATATATACTGTGGTGTCATCGATGTGGAAACCAAGAAGCCCTGTACTAGGTCTTTGACGTGCAAG ACACATTCCTTAACCCAGCGGAGGGCTGTACAGGGTCGAAGAAAACGATTTGATGTGTTGTTAGCCGagcacaaaagcaaaaccagggaAAAGGAGTTTCTTCGACATTCGGATCATCATCAGCAGATGCCCCCTCTCAGGGAACCACATCCCTCACCTACTAAAACTTCCCAGGAGCTGCACCAAAATTCTCATGGAGTTACTCTTACAGAATCAAAGCCTTTATTACCTAATAAACCCAAACCTCACCCCCCCAGTCTTCCAAG GCCTCCAGGCTGTCCAGCCCAGCACAGTGGAAATGCCCCTAGCGATTCTCCTTCTGTCCACGAATCCCCGCACCCTCCCTTGCCTGCAGCTGAGCCAGCATCTCGGTTATCCAGTGATGAGGGAGAATGTGATGAAAAAGAAGAGCCTGTTGAAAAACTGGATTGTCATTATTCAGGTCATCATCCTCAACCAGCCGCT TTTTGCACATTTGGTAGTCGGCAAATTGGAAGAGGTTATTACGTCTTTGATAAGCGGTGGAACCATATTCGATGTGCACTTAACTTCATGGTGGAGAAGCATCTTAATTCACAGATGTGGAA GAAAATTCCTCCAGCATCTAGTAACACGACATCTGTTCGTGCACCACATCGGACAAACTCAATGCCTACTTCGCAGTACGGTGTCAGTGCGACAGGTTTCCTTTTACCCACCACGGTTATGTCATCGCCAGCGTTGGTATCTCCTTCCTGCGTGTCTCTGAATAGTAAATCGGTACCATCACATGGAACTACACTAAATGCCAATCCTGCTACTTTGGGTGCAGTGGATCCTGTCTGCAGTATGCAATCAAGACAAGTGTCTTCATCCCCTTCAACACCTACAGTGCTTTCCTCAGTACCTTCACCTATGCCCAGCAAACCTCAGAAATTGAAATCCAGCAAATCTTTTAAACCTAAGGAATCTTCTGCTGGCAGTGGCACCTGTAACAGCACCGGCAGCGCCAGTAGCAGCGGCGGCTCAGGAAAGAAGCGTAAAAACAGTTCCGCACTGCTAGCACCTTCTCATTCCACAGAGTCCTTTAGAAAAAACTGTGTGGTTAACTCTGGAAACTCTGGGACCTCCTATCATCCGTCGGTGACGTCTTCGTCCCACAGCGTTGGCCTCAACTGTATGACTAGTAAAGCTAACTCTGTTAGCCTCAAGCATGACCAATCAGGGAGGGGTCCTCCTACCGGAAGCCCTGCAGAATCGATAAAAAGAATGAGTGTGATGATGAACAGTAGTGACTCCACTCTCTCCTTAGGGCCATTCGTTCATCAGTCCAGTGAGCTGACTGTAAATTCACACAGCAGTTTTTCACATTCACATACTTCCCTAGATAAAttaataggaaagaaaaggaagtgctCACCCGGTTCGAGTGGcataaacagcagcagcagcagcaagtccaACAAAGTTGCCAAATTGCCATCGGTGAATAATGTTCATGCAAAACACACTGGTGCAATCCCAGGGACGCAAGGACTGATGAACAGTTCTCTTCTTCATCAG CCAAAGGCACGTCCCTGA